AAGTATTGACAGACAACACCAGAAAGAAGAAATGTAATGGAGTGCTTAAAGACCAGCTGATAACAGTCGGTTACAAGCAGGAAAAGGAGGTAATACGGCTGCGTATGCGAAGAGTTACTTACAAGGCAGAGGACGGACGGATATATGTGTTTATAACAAACAATCTCAAGATCAGTGCTAGTCAGGTTGCCCGCATCTATAAATACAGATGGATGATTGAGCTGTTATTTAAACAGATAAAGCAGAACTTCCCATTGAGATATTTTTGGGGAGATAGCCAAAATGCTATTAAAACTCAGATCTATTGTGTTTTAATAGCTCAGTTGCTAATGGTAGTTTTAAGAAGGAAATCTGCAACGAAAAAGTCGTTTGCCAATATGATAACAGTAATCCGGCTACATCTAATGAGCTATGTTGAGTTATTAAGTTTTATAAAAGATACTTATCTGGCATGGCGAAGGGTAAATAATCCGGTGCTGAGTTCCGCTTAGAAGAGGAACTATATACTTTTATTATTAATTGAAAATCGGATATAACCACTTACCGGTGAGGATTACATCCGAATAAGTATATTTTTTGCCGGACAATAATGATTAAATATAATTAAATATGACCGCAGAATCATTTGTAATCACTTTTAAAATGCAGGTACCAGATCGAGAATCTTTTAATGGTATGGGCTTGCCAGAAGATTATATAGAGCAGGAATTGTCTATGTATGATATTAAACAGCGAAATAATTTGTTGTTATATAGTGATAGTTTGTTGAATTTAGTAAATGATTATGATTTAAGTAAAATTCAGATTGGCATGATAACTTTTAAATCAGAACTTATAGAGGACGATGAATATTATTACATAGGTAACATAGAAGTAGATTTGATTGTTAAAAGTAAGTTGACCGGAATAATACAGGTTTTGGAATTCGATAATCCATCTCATATCTTATGTGACTGCGCTGTTAATGGAGATCAATTATTAGATGCACTATTAATTTGTGATAGCTATATAACAAAAGGCAGATTTGATGATGAGTTTCGTGAAAATGATGAAATAAGAACTGCAATGATAGAAGAGTGTGCAGATAAGGCCGGAGGATCCAGCTATATTGAATTTTATCAAATGCTATTAGGTTGATTGAGGGATATTTTCTATGCTTCGATTTAACTATACCAGTATGAACTGATCAGTGCTAAAGTGAATTTTGTGGCCTATGATGTGATTGCATTAATTAAAGGATTAACTTTTACAGATATAACTCTGGACTACGCTTGGTAGTGGAGCGGCTACATGGATTACGGTATCTGTAGGGAATGCATATAAGGAGGATATCAGTTTTGATGGGAATGGGAATATATTGCGGTATACGCGGTATGGGAGTGGAGCGGATGGGAAACAGTTGCTGATGGATAGTTTGAAGTATGTGTATGCGCGGGATGGTCAGGGGTATCTGAGTAGTAACAGGTTAACGCAGGTGTTGGATAGTATTGCGGGGGATCCTTATACGGAGGATGTTTCAAGTCAGGGAGTAAATAATTATATAGAATTACCCATTTAAGTCTCGTAAGGTCAATGTTAGGGATAGTATAGTTAATATAAAGTGGACGGTGTATGGTAAGATAAGTGGGATTACGAAGGGAGATGGGAGTTCTTTGGAATATAGGTATGATGCGGGAGGGAATAGGGTGTATAAGGGTTATACGCATGGTGGCGTGACGGATAAGACATGGTATGTGCGTGATGCGGCGGGGAATGTGTTGGCGGTGTATGAGAATGTTGGAGGCGGGGGAGATAAGTATTGGAAAGAGCAGCATTTGTATGGGAGTAGCAGATTGGGATTGTGGGAGCCGGGGTTGGTAGTCGGTGGCGAGGTGGATTCGACGTGGAATAAGGTGGGGGTAAGGAGGTATGAGTTGGTGAATCATTTGGGGAATGTGTTGGCGACGGTGAGTGATAAGGCTGTGTTGGAGGGGGATCATTATGTTGCGGAGGTGATGAGTGCGGGGGATTATTATCCTTTTGGGATGGGGATGGGGGATAGGAAGTGGAGTTTAGGAGGGTATAGGTATGGGTTTAATGGGAAGGAGAATGATAATGAGGTGAAGGGAGAGGGGAATGAGCAGGATTATGGGATGAGAATTTACGATCCACGAATCGCAAAGTTCCTAAGTGTAGATCCGCTAACGAAATACTATCCTGAGTTAACGCCTTATCAATTCGCGAGTAATAAGCCTATACAAGGAGTCGATTTGGATGGGGGAGAGATAAGAATTGCCACTAGTTGGTTGGCTGACAAAGCAAAAGCTGCAGGCCATCCGATGTTAGGCGGTTTTATAAATTCATTTGGATCATTGGATATCAATTCACTCATGTACGATAGGTGGAAAATTGTGTTGACGGGTGATATTGAAGGTGCCAAAAAAGAAGCTTATGCGCTATCAGTTGTAGGAATTGTAGAAAACGCTAGTCAACTTGTTGGATCTGCCTATGATGGAAATAAGGAAGCGCAAGGTCAACTGTTAGGTATAGTAGCGCAAATCGCTTTAAGTAAGCGTATAGCTAGTATGAAAGGAAAGACAGTGGCACCTGTTAAAGCTGTCGCTGAAGCTGTTGTTGAGGCAGAGGAGGCTAATGTGCCATCTCGGCCATCATGGCAACAATCTGAAGCTGATATCGTTACACCAGACTATGAACAACAGGTGTCATTCAAAAATGGTAAAAGGGTTCCCAATTTATCAAGAGGGTCAGTTCGTCCCGAAGGTATTAAGCCAGGAAGCTCTATAGAGGTGAAAAATTATAACTTAACTACTGAGAAGGGAATTAAGAGTATGATTAGAAATGTGGTAGGACAAGTAAGGCAGAGAAACGTTAATCTACCGAAAGGTACGATACAAAATGTTGTGCTAGATGTGAGAGGGCAAGATTTATCAATAAAATTAATGCAGAATGTAAGAAATAGATTAAGCACGCAAGCAGGTAATAATGTTAATGTAATTTTTAAAACAGAGTAACAGATTAATAATGCAAGTAGTAGATCCATTTAGTTTAGATTGGGGTAATATCACTCCTGAAGGGTATAATGAGCAGAAAAATGAGGTGGTTTTTATATTTAATTTTGACATATCATCGCAAGAGAGAGTAGAAAGAGGTATTATATTTGCAGTAGGCAAATTAAGATGGGCGATGAAAAATATTCCACCATGTAATTATAAGGTCGTGTTAGATTTAAGAGGACAAGCCTTGACACTACTTAATCGTGCAAGGAAAATGAAAGAAGATATAATCAATGCAGTTATTAAGGATAAATCATCTCTTTTAGGAATTGAAATTGAAATATTAATTTAATATTTTATGGCGTTTAGTATTTTAATTGAAACGAATCTTGAGCATCATAGTTGGGTTCAGTTGAATAGTGTTTTGAAGTTGAATGCAAATAGGTACATTGAGTTTTTTCCTATAACCTATTTTTCCAGTGTGAACAGAAATTATATTGGAATGTCCATTCTTAAAAAGGATGATTATGCAGATACTATACAATTTATTGAGAGAAGTATAATGTATTTGTTAGGGGAGGGATGTAGAGTATTTGAGTTATATAGTTCTTTGGAGTTTAGTGAAGCTAATTGTTCTTTACTATTGAACAAATTTTTCTCTTGATGAACAGATAATGGAGTAGACTTTTGTTATAAAATCTTCAGCTGGTTTCAGTATCGTTATTTCCAGCCTCAGGTGATCAGAAAGTCTGGTCCCATTATCTGATGTATTTATATCAGAGTTAGATTTTAAAATTCGGGTATAGCTTATCTTCCTTGTTCAGAAAGATTTTTCACAGGGGCTACACCTTCCGCATTGAACCCCTATTATGAGGAATTGTTCATGCGGGTAGAGGTTAGTATATAGTTATGGGGAGTTATGGAAGGTGAATGGGAAGCGTTGAAGAACGGTATGGGAGAGGTATGAGGATATAAAAAATACAAACTAGTGTTATGTTAACAATTAATTGACGGATAGAGTCTTTTTAACTTTATTCTTGCTTCTTTGTTTGTAAACTGCCAATTTATTTGGCAGTTTTTGTTATTTCTGTTTATTTGCCACTCTGAAATCTCTTCTTTCACTTTTTCTATCGTAGATAGATGTCTATTTAAACACTGCCCATTCAATACTTGTAATTCTATTTCCGCCATATTTAACCAACTTCCATGCTTTGGGGTATAGACAAATTCAAATCTATCGATTTTGCGATATCAAAGCACCTGGTAGCAGATCTGCAGGCGGTATTACCGTTACGGCAGTGGACACATGTGGTATTGCAGGGTCAGGGGTTGAACAGTGGCGATCTGGCGGTGTATGTGAATGGGGTATTGTGTCCATTGAGTGCAGGAGCGCCGGCAGGCGGTTGTGGGTGGACGTTGACGAATACAGGGTCAGGGTTTATCTATCCTGAGAATTTGAGTACGCTGAAGCATTTTCGGTTATACAACAGGTTGTTGTCGGGGGCGGAGATAGCGGCGAATGCGGCTGTTCCTTGTCTGGGGTTAAGTCCGGCGTATGATTCAGTGTTGAATGGGGCATTGAGTTATTGGGGGCGGTATAATCTGCCTGCTGTTGGCACAGGTGGTAGTACGGTGGAGATGCAGTATTCGGCGGTGTATCCGGGGCATACGCTGGCGACGTCTTATGGATATCAGTCGTTGAATGGAATAACGCAACAGCGTACACCGGATGCGGGGGTAAGTAGTTATTGGTATGACAGGTTGGGGCGGTTGGTAACGTCGCAGAATGCGGAGCAGGTGGCGCCGGTGAATGGTGGGGCTACAGGGAGGTACAGTTATACGAAGTATGATGCACAGGGGAGAGTGATAGAGGTAGGAGAGAAGAGTGGTGCTACCCTGACAGCGTCGGAGATATTTATGTCTGCACCGGATGTGTTTTTGGGAGCGGGAAGTGATGCACAGATAACGAGAACATATTATGATGAGGCGTATGTGGCAGCGGGTTTAAACCAGGAGAATCTGCGTAAGCGGGTGGCGGCGACTACTTACCAGGATGCGGGAACTACGCCTTTGCAGGCGAGTTATTATAGTTATGACCAGATAGGGAATGTAAAAACTTTGTGGCAGCAGGTGCAGGATCTTGGGGTGAAGCAGGTAGATTATCAATATGACCTGGTGAGCGGCAAGGTAAATAAGGTACGTTATCAGCGTGGTGCGGCAGATCGGTTTTATTATAATTATCAGTATGATGCGGAGAATAGGTTGACGAAGGCGGGTAGTGGAATAGATAGTGTATCGGCAGATGGCTGGGAGATTATGAATCCGAAGACAGATGCGGGGTATCGTTATTATCTGCATGGACCATTGGCAAGGATGGAATTAGGGGATATGGAGCTGGTGCAGGGAGTAGATTATGCGTATACCTTGCAGGGGTGGTTAAAGGGTGTGAATGGGAACTATCTGACAGCAGGAACTGATATGGGTCGTGATGGGGTGATAGGGGGCATTAGAGGGGCAATAGCGCGGGATGCGTATGCATATAGCCTGGATTATTATGCGGGGGATTATAAGGCGATTGTGGATACGAATTCATTAGGTTTGAAATGGGTTGGACAGACGGGTGATGTGATGGGTCGGAATTTGTATAATGGGAATATCAGCAGGAGCACCTTAGCACTTTCAAAAATCAATTCCGGGAATCCTGTTGGGTATTCTTACCGGTATGATCAGTTGAACCGTTTGACGGCGATGCGTCAGCATACGCTTGGTAGTGGAGCGGCTACATGGAGTACGGTATCTGTTGGAAATGCTTATAAGGAGGATATCAGTTATGATGGGAATGGGAATATATTGCGGTATACGCGGTATGGGAGTGGAGCTGGCGGCAAGCAGTTGCAGATGGATAGTTTGAAGTATGTGTATGCGCGGGATGGTCAGGGTTATCTGAGTAGTAACAGGTTAACGCAGGTGTTGGATAGTATTGCGGGTGATCCATATACGGAGGATGTTTCAAGTCAGGGGGTAAATAATTATATTTATGATAATATTGGTAATTTGATTAGCAATGTTAGGGATAGTATAGTTAATATAAAGTGGACGGTGTATGGGAAGATAAGTGGGATTACGAAGGGGGATGGGAGTTCTTTGGAATATAGGTATGATGCGGGTGGGAATAGGGTGTATAAAGGTTATACGCATGGTGGAGTGACGGATAAGACGTGGTATGTGCGTGATGCGGCGGGGAATGTGCTGGCGGTGTATGGGAATGTTGGAGGCGGGAGTGATAAGTATTGGAAGGAACAGCATTTGTATGGGAGTAGCAGATTGGGATTGTGGGAGCCGGGGTTAGTAGTAGGTGGAGAAGTGGATTCGACATGGAATAAGGTGGGGGTAAGGAGGTATGAGTTGGTGAATCATTTGGGGAATGTGTTGGTGACGGTGAGTGATAAGGCTGTGTTGGAGGGGGATCATTATGTAGCGGAGGTGATGAGTGCGGGGGATTATTATCCTTTTGGGATGGGGATGGGGGATAGGAAGTGGAGTTTAGGAGGGTATAGGTATGGGTTTAATGGGAAGGAGAATGATAATGAGGTGAAGGGGGAGGGGAATGAGCAGGATTATGGGATGAGGGTGTATGATCCGAGGTTGGGGAGGTTCTTGAGTATTGATCCATTATTTAACTCATATCCTTATCAATCCGTATACTGTTTTGCAGCTAATTCTCCAATATTTTTAGTAGATGTTTATGGGGCTGGACCTAGTTTTGCAGATCCTCCTACAAAGACCACGCCTCAAATTAGACCAGATAAAAGCTATACAATTAGGAGGATTAGAACGATTACGGAGGTCCCAGAACCGCCTGAATCTCCGAAGCAAACAAGTTTCTTCAGGGCTGGTAACCTCATTCAAATAGCCCAATTCTTCAATGGGGCCTCAAATGTTTTGACTTATTTATTAAAGCCTGCAAATGCTGATTATAGAGGACCAGGTAGTAAGGATGGGAATGAAGTGCCTCAGCATCACCTTCAAAGTTCTGCTAGTTCATATGAACATATAACTAATAATCCGAATGATTTAACAGAGGCAGATAAGCAAGCAGCGAGAAAGAGGTTATGGACAAGCGATGGAACTGCTCAGGATTTATTATTTTCGTCATTTATAAGTGCTCAACCAACGAAAGATAGGGCTAATGATTTGTTAACCAATATGGATATATCTGATTATGTGAGGCGTAATGTAGTTACTATTGCTGTTGCTGATGCAGAGACTTTAGATGGGAAGCACTTTAGATTAATTGGTATTAATTCTAGTATGAGAAAGTTTGATGCTATTATGAAAACATTAATAGCAAGTTTGAAACCAGGGGAGATTTTAGTGCCAGCTAGCGACCCAGATGCACATGCAGAAGGCAATATTTATGAATTTGCAAAAAGATGGGGTTTGACAATAACTTCAATTGATCCAAGTAGACCATTTTGTAGAAATTGTGAAGAGTTAAGAAGACGAAATACTACACCAACAGCAACCAGAGTAACCAAAAGTAAATCTAAAATAAAATAATATGGAGAGTAACCTTTATTTACAATATAATAAAAAGGGAGAAGAAGAAATCGTGTGGAAGAAAATTGTTGAGTTAGGAGATTTGGTTTTAACAGAACCTTATTTGGATGATGTTTTACTAGTATTGGAAGATTGTATGGAAAGGGTATTGAATAATTTTATCATGATAAAAAAGGAGTTGGAAGAAAATGGATACATTTTTGAAAATATAGAGGAACTTAATCCGGATTATTGCATAATTGAACCTAATCAAGAAAAAGTTGACTTATTGAGTTTACAGAAAATATTTCCAGAAGGATTTATACCTTACTCTTTACTTTACTTTTATAAAAAAATAAGAACTATAGATTTTAGGGGATATTTTAGTAATTGGGAGAATCCTTATTATCTGGATGCTATTTATATCTATTCACTTCATGGTTTTTTAGACGTAAATCAATACCGAGGTGAATTTATGGTAGATGAAAAAACTTGGGGATATGAGGTGCTTATTTCTCCGGATGAACATGTGAAAGAAAATGTAAGCGGTGGAATAGGTTATGGATTAGAGTTAACTAAAACCCCAAGAATAGATACTAATATTATAGATTTCACTGAAACAATATCGTTTATTGAGTATTTGAGACTTTGTTTGAAATGGGCAGGGTTAGTAGGATTAGATAAGTATGAAGAGGGTGAGATTCCTAATGATATACTGAACATTATTTTAGGAATAAGGGAAAAGATTATCGCCATTTAGGTTATTGTTTAAATAGGGTTCTATATTTTTGAAAAATTACATGGCAAGCATGAAGACTTGACCCAACTTCATATTGGTGCGGATTTTCTGGTAGCATTCGGTGAAAAAATTAGTATAAACTTCTTGTTGAAGCACAATGCAAATCATCTGAAAATGACTTGAGTGAAATATGTGCATTTTATGGTGATATAGAAACCAGGGAGGAGACATTCCAAATGCTATCCAGTCTTTAGCCATCCTGCCAAAAGGCGGATTTATATTATTGTCTCACTTTTTAAACCACTATAATGAAAAAGGGTGGAAATCAAAGGAAACTTACCGATCAAATGTTTTAATGCCTGTAATAGCCCAAGAAATTTGGCATGGATTGCTAATGGAAAGGCGCCAGAAGTTGACGAAGTATGGATTGAAGCAAATTCCACCCATAAAGCATTTAAAGGAGAAAAGTTAATACATTATCATATTAATCAGGGAGAAGTTGCTACTGCTATCTCTGAAAGTTTTCATAATAACTATACGAAAGAGTTACATCCTTTAAAATACCCAAAATCCAGCGTGGTAGCAAAAACTGCCAATGGCATATCTCTGACTATGAATTTATTGGGGTTTGTTGTTGAAGCATTTTCTGATAATCCTCATACTCCATAAAAATACCGCCCTCTTGACCATATTTTATCCTCATTTCCACCGCTAAAGTTATTATCCTGACGAATATGCTGGATTGACACAGGTCGATTCGGTGGCATTTGCAGCGGGTCAGACGGAAGCATCTATCTGTATTTCAAGTGCCATCAATACGAGTTCAGTTCTGGTGGAGGGAATTTCCTGTCGTCCTGATGATAGTAGCGTTATTTTCGATTGCGATGC
This Chitinophaga sancti DNA region includes the following protein-coding sequences:
- a CDS encoding RHS repeat-associated core domain-containing protein; the protein is MYGKISGITKGDGSSLEYRYDAGGNRVYKGYTHGGVTDKTWYVRDAAGNVLAVYENVGGGGDKYWKEQHLYGSSRLGLWEPGLVVGGEVDSTWNKVGVRRYELVNHLGNVLATVSDKAVLEGDHYVAEVMSAGDYYPFGMGMGDRKWSLGGYRYGFNGKENDNEVKGEGNEQDYGMRIYDPRIAKFLSVDPLTKYYPELTPYQFASNKPIQGVDLDGGEIRIATSWLADKAKAAGHPMLGGFINSFGSLDINSLMYDRWKIVLTGDIEGAKKEAYALSVVGIVENASQLVGSAYDGNKEAQGQLLGIVAQIALSKRIASMKGKTVAPVKAVAEAVVEAEEANVPSRPSWQQSEADIVTPDYEQQVSFKNGKRVPNLSRGSVRPEGIKPGSSIEVKNYNLTTEKGIKSMIRNVVGQVRQRNVNLPKGTIQNVVLDVRGQDLSIKLMQNVRNRLSTQAGNNVNVIFKTE
- a CDS encoding RHS repeat-associated core domain-containing protein; amino-acid sequence: MGDRKWSLGGYRYGFNGKENDNEVKGEGNEQDYGMRVYDPRLGRFLSIDPLFNSYPYQSVYCFAANSPIFLVDVYGAGPSFADPPTKTTPQIRPDKSYTIRRIRTITEVPEPPESPKQTSFFRAGNLIQIAQFFNGASNVLTYLLKPANADYRGPGSKDGNEVPQHHLQSSASSYEHITNNPNDLTEADKQAARKRLWTSDGTAQDLLFSSFISAQPTKDRANDLLTNMDISDYVRRNVVTIAVADAETLDGKHFRLIGINSSMRKFDAIMKTLIASLKPGEILVPASDPDAHAEGNIYEFAKRWGLTITSIDPSRPFCRNCEELRRRNTTPTATRVTKSKSKIK